The DNA region TGCATTGTCACTATTGCGGCTTTCAGCAAAGCAGCGTAAATATATGTCCCGCTTGCGGTTCCGTTCATGTTGAGCAAAAGGGCTTTGGCACCGAGCGCATCGAAGAGGAATTGAAGTTGTTATATCCTGATGTCAACATCGCCCGACTGGATATGGACAGCACCCGAACCAAAAATGGCCTTCAGCAAATTTTAAACGATTTTCAGGAAAAGAAAACTGATATTCTTATTGGTACGCAAATGGTTGCCAAAGGACTGGATTTCGATAACCTCAACTTAATTGGCGTAATTAATGCCGATACGCTGTTGGGTTATCCCGATTTTAGGGCTTACGAGCGAAGTTTTCAATTGCTTGCACAGGTTGCAGGTCGTGCAGGCCGGAGGGCCGATCAGGGAAATGTTTGCATTCAAACTTACGACGCTGAAAACAGGATTATTAAGCAGGTGGTAAACAACGATTACGAAGGCATGTACAATGATGAAATTGCCGAACGCGAGCGGTTTTTGTACCCACCGTTTTCGAGAATGATATTTTTGTACGTTAAGCACAAAGACGCTCATATTCTTGATCACGCTGCACTTAATTTAGCCAATATTTTAAAGGCAAAGTTTGGAAAACGTGTACTCGGGCCAGAGCAACCATTGGTAAGCCGGGTTCGGAATATGTATATTAAACAGATTATTATCAAAGCTGATAAACATACCGCTATTCAAAAAGTGAAGGATGCGCTGAGACAAACACTCACAGAGTTTAATGCTACAAAGGAGTTTAAGGGCGTGCTTACGCAAATAGATGTTGATCCCTATTAGGAATGACCAATTAGCAATAATCAGTTAGCAGTTCGCAGTTAGCAATTAGCAATAATCAGTTAGCAGTTTGCAATAATCAATCGAACAATTAAGCAGTTAACCAATTCAGCAATTAACCGATTAAACCAATGATCAGCGAGCCAATAAAATTCTGCCCGTTGATTTTCTGCAACTTATAAGAATGTGGATTTTTTTGCCTTGAATCACCATTTAAAAAAGCTAATTTTGAGGCTTCATGGCGTATAAATTTGTTGATAATTACCGAGAGCGTGGTGCGAGAAAGAAGCTGGTTGAATTACTGAAGTCTCGCGGAATTGAAGATGAAAATGTATTAAAGGCGATAGGGAAGGTTCCCAGGCACTTCTTTTTTGACGAAACTTTCTGGAATCAAGCCTACAAAGACATTGCTTTCCCCATCGGCGATGGACAGACTATTTCGCAACCCTATACTGTGGCCTACCAGAGCGAACTTTTGCACATCAAAAAAGGAGATAAAGTGCTGGAGATTGGCACCGGTTCTGGCTATCAAACCTGTATTTTGATGGAGCTTGGCGCAAGGGTTTTTACTATTGAGCGGCAGGAAAACATTTACAACAGAACTATTCAGGTATTACCCGGAATGGGATATCGACCAACCTTTTACTGTGGCGATGGATCAAAAGGCATTGCCGAACATGCACCCTACGATAAAATTATTGTAACAGCAGGCGCCCCACTTGTGCCCGAAATATTGCTTAAACAACTGAAAATTGGCGGCATTTTGGTAATTCCGGTGGGCGACGAGAAGACGCAGAAAATGGTAACTGTAATAAGAGTGAGCGAAACCGATTACGACAAAATTGTTTTAGATACTTTTCGCTTCGTCCCTTTGGTGGGCGATCAGGCTTGGTAGTCAGTTAGTCCACAGTCGACAGTCCCTAGTCTAATCGCTATATACCCTAAATTTCTGACTTCTGACTTCGGACTTAAGACTATCTCTTCATCGCCCGGTCTAATTCGCGTTTCGTATCCCTGTCTTTAATGCTGTCGCGTTTATCAAATTCTTTTTTTCCTTGGGCCAATGCAATTTCGATTTTCGCAAAACCACGTTCATTTATAAAAATCCTTAACGGAACAATGGTGTAACCTTTTTCTTCGCCCTTTAATTTCAGCTTCCTGATTTCCTTTTTTTGCAACAGCAATGCCCTGTCGCGTTTAATATCGTGGTGATAAAACGAGCTGTGGCTGTACTCAGAAATGTGAAGGTTCCTTACATATAGATTGCCGCCAACAAACATGCAAAAAGCGTCTGTCATATTCGCCTTGCCTTGCCTGATCGCTTTAATTTCTGTACCCAGGAGCGCAATACCCGCTACGTATTTATCGAGTAAATTATAATCAAAATAGGCTCTTTTGTTCTTTATGTTGATATCGTTTTTCAAAATTTTTCTTAAATATAAATCAGCAAAAAATGCTGGGTTGCAAATATCTTAAAAATTGACGTTAAAATCTGGTTTTTGCCATAAATCTTAACATTGAGAGGTAACAAACTAAACTTCATCTGTTTGTAAAAGGTTCAGAATACATTGCTAACTTCGCATATAAACGTTTATGTTTGAAAATTAAACACTAAAAATGAAATTCAAAAGCCTAATTTTTATTACGTTACTCATCGCTGTTTTCCAGGTCAAAGCGCAGCAACCTACCGTTTTGCCTCAATTTACGTTTTTTAAGTTAGATGGGAAACCATTTTCTAACAAGGACTTAGTTCAGGGAAAGAAAAACCTGTTTATGCTTTTCGATTGTACCTGCGAGCATTGCCAGAGAGAGGCCAAGCTTTTGAACGAAAACCATGCGCAATTAAAAAATACCAATATTTATATGATTACCCTGGATGAAGCGTACATTATTCCGCAATTTTTCACCTCTTATGCAAAAGGATTAAATTCGAAACCGAATGTTACCGTATTGCAGGATAAGAACCGAACCTTTATTCCAACCTTTTTGCCGAAAATGTATCCGGGTATTTATCTTTATTCTGCTACTGGCAAATTGTTGGTTTACAATGCTGGCGACGGAGGTATCAAAAAAGTGGTAACCGCGTTGAGAAAAATTAAATAATTCCGCTGGCTTCGTATTTCGCAATCTGCCATTCTCTGGTTTAATTTGTTGCATAATAACCAATATGAGTGGCGTAAAATACTTAGTGGTTAAATTCTCTGTCATCCTGAGGCACGAAGGATCCCCTAGCAATGGAATACTAGCTCCAATAAGGAACAAACCCAAATGGCGAAAGCGTGTAGGTAGATCAAGTTTGGTGCTGGTAGAAAACACCTGCCTACAGCAGGCGGGGATTCTTCACTGTGCTCAGATCTAATAGTTATCGGTTGACAAACAACCGAAAATAAACCTATCGAATAATCAACACCGGAATACTTACTTTGTGGCGCACAGCATTTACAGTAGTTCCAAAGATCAGGTCTTTGAGTCCTTTATGGCCATGGGCGCCCATTACCAATAGCTCGATTCCGTTTTTATTGGTGATATCGGCAATCGCCTTTGCCGTGCTACCGAAGCCAATAAACGTGGTTGAATCGTAACCCAAATCTTCTAAATTAACCTTATACTTTTCGAGATTATCGGCGTCACTTTGTGTCTCGTGGTCCATAGTCTCTTTACCGTGGTACCTTGCAGCGGCGGTTTCTACCACATGAATGAGGTAATAATTGGCATCCTTACCGCCTTGTATTAGCGCATGCCGAATCGTATTTCTGTCGTTTTTAGAGAAATCGACCGCGATGCCGATTTTTTCATAACTAATCCGCTCAATCTTCCCAATGTCAAGCGCATTGCCATGCGGAACCATTTGCCTGTCGCGATTCTTTTTTTCGATCAGCGGATGGAAGAACACGTACAGCAACAAAAGTACAATGGCAATTAGTGCCGGTATTACGATGACAAAAATCCACCAGGTGTTGCCATCTTCTTCTTTTACCCAGCCGGTTACTTCCTCAAATACCAGTTTTACGTTTAACGCAATAATGGCGATTGCACTCGTCCATGCCAAAACTTTTACCCAGGGCTTAATCGCGAAATCCTTCATCAGTTTTTTATCTGATGTAAAATGAATGAGCGGCACAATGGCAAAACCGAGTTGTAAGCTCAAAACAACCTGACTGAGCACAAGCAAACCTCCCAATGCATCGTCGCCATAATGGATTATGGTAAAAAAAGCGGGAATAATGGCCAACAAGCGGGTGATTAATCGGCGAAGCCAGGGTTGGATCCGTAAATTGATATGGCCTTCCATTATAATCTGGCCGGCAAGCGTTCCGGTAACTGTTGAACTTTGGCCTGCGGCAATTAACGCAATGGCGAACAGGGCAGGAGCGATGTTACCGAAAATATTCGATAATAGTTTGTGGGCATCCTGAATCTCCGCAACCTCATGCAACCCGTTCTTATAAAATGCTGCAGCGGCTAAAATCAGGATTGCAGCATTCACAAAAAAGGCTAAATTCAAGGCAACAGTGGTGTCAATTAAATTGAATTTTAATGCTTCCTTAATGCCCTTATTCGTGCGTTCTATCTTTCTGGTTTGTACCAATGAAGAGTGTAAGTACAAATTGTGCGGCATTACGGTTGCCCCGATGATGCCGATGGCAATGTACAGCGCATCGCCGCCTAAAATGGAAGGCTCAAAACCTTTGGCCACTTCTTTTAATGATGGTTCTACGATAAACATTTCTACCAGAAACGAAATCCCGACGATGAAAACCATTGAAACAATGAAGCCTTCCATCGCCCTCATGCCTTTATTAAGAAGGAACAAGAGCAGAATGGTATCAAAAATGGTAATCGATATCCCCCAGATTAGCGGCAGGCCGAAAAGCAGTTGTAAGCCAATGGCCATACCGATAATTTCGGCTAAATCGCAGGCAATGATTGCCGTTTGGGCCAAGCCGAACAACGGAATATTTGCCCAGCGGGGATAAGCGTGTTTGGAGGCCTGTGCCAGATCTAAACCTCTAACTATCCCGAGGCGAGCACTTAACGATTGCAATAACAATGCAATCAGATTTGACATTAACAGCACCCAAAGGAGCTGATAGCCGAACTTACTTCCGCCGGCCAGGTCTGTTGCCCAGTTTCCCGGGTCCATGTAACCTACACTGATCAGGTAAGCCGGACCAATGAAAGATAAAATTCTACGCCAACCTTTTCTCTTATCTGTGCTTACGCTTTGGTGTACCTCACTTAGCGATTCGGTTTTTGCCATTACTGCTTATTAAAATATGTTTTGCAACTTCTCTACTAATCACAATTTGTTTATCGGCCAACAGAATTTCTACTGAACCATCGAAATCCGTAACATCAATTACCTCGATTTGTTTTCCAAGCGTGAGCCCTAATTTTTCAAGGTGCTTTAAAAACGGCGAACTGTGCTGACTAACCCCCGTTATTGTTCCGGTTTCGCCAACTTTCAGTGCTATCAATTTTATGAACTGAGTTTGTGCAAACCGCCCGTTCTTATCCGGAATAGGGTCTCCATGGGGGTCTGATTTCGGGAAGCCGAGAAATTCATCAAGCCGCTCTATTAAATCGTCTGATTTGATATGCTCCAACTCTTCAGCAACGTCGTGCACCTCATCCCATTTAAAGTTCAGTTTATCTACAAGGAAAACTTCCCAAAGCCTGTGCTTTCGAATGATGTCAATCGCTGCGTTTTTGCCCTTCTCAGTGAGGGTAACGCCCTGGTATTTGACATAATCTACCAATTCTTTTTCAGCAAGCTTCTTAATCATATCTGTTACCGAGGCTGGCTTGGTTTGCATTTGTTCGGCAATCGCATTGGTTTGAACGCTGTTGCTTTTTTCTGCAAGGTGATAAATAATTTTGAGGTAGTTCTCTTCAGTAAAACTTTGCATTTAAATTTATCTAATTTTATTTTTAGGTAAATCTAAAAAATAATATTTAAAATTTACAGGATAAATTTTGTTAAAATTTAGAATTTAATTTGGTTATGTTTGTGATCTCATTTCCTTTAACTATATGGCAACAGAATTAGATAAAATTGATTTTAAAATTTTAAGAATCTTACAAGAGAATGGTAGAATTACCAACTTGCTTTTATCACAAGAAATTGGCTTATCGCCAGCACCAACATTAGAGCGTGTTCGCAAACTCGAAATGGCAGGTTTTATTAAAAGTTACCATGCATTAGTTGACGAGGAAAAACTGGGACTGGGAATTAAAACATTTATTCAAATTCAGCTCGATTTTCATAAGAATAACACCATTCAGATCTTTTTGGATGAGGTGAATCAAATTAGCGAGATAACCGAATGCCATCATGTAACCGGGCAGGCAGATTTTCTGCTGAAAGTGTATGTTAAGGATATCAAGTCGTATGAGCGTTTGATTATGGAGAAAATCAGTAAGATTTCTGTTGTTAAAACGTTCCAAACGATGATGATTATGTCGACAACGAAAAAAGAGCCGATTGTGCCTTTGGAATATTAAACGCAAATCAATCTATTCTTTTTGTCATTCTGAGGTACGAAGAATCTGTTCCCCACTAAGCACGAAGCTTTGATTCAGCACAAATCCACAATTTAGGTTTGTGCTTTATTGAAGGTAGTGTTCTATCGCTTGGAGATTTACTTCGTAGCTGCTTCGCGGTCTTCACTGCCTGCCCGTACCAATGCTATTAAGTTAAGGATAAAACGAAAAAATATTGTCATCCTGAGCATTTCGACTACGCTCAATACAGGCTCAGTCGAAGGACAGATATTTTTCGTTTTATCCTATAGAAAAGGTCTTCGACTGAGTTTATCTTGAGCATTTCGACTACGCTCAATACAAGCTCAAGTCGAAAGGCTCAGATCCGATAGCTATCGGATGACAATTGACAAGCTTAACTTAATAGCATTGCTGCCCGTACCGTCAGGCGGGCGTTCAGAATGACAGCGTAGCTGTTTACAAACTACTAATAAAATACGTATTCATTATGCCGGTAAATTCCAGTCAATTGGTGTTAAATTATTTTGAACGAGCAATTGATTTGTCTTTGAAAAATGCTTCGACCCTAAAAAGCCGGTATGCGCCGAGAAGGGTGATGGGTGAGCGGCCGTAAGTACGTAATGCTTTTGCTGATCGATTAAAGTACTTTTTGCCTGTGCATATTTTCCCCATAACAGAAATACCACGTGTTTTTTCTTTTCAGATAATGCTTTAATAATTTCGTCGGTAAAGATCTCCCAGCCGCGGTTTTGGTGCGAGCCGGCTTCCGAAGCCCGAACCGTTAACGTGGCATTTAAGAGCAGTACACCTTGCTCTGCCCAGTGCGTTAAGTTGCCGTGATTTGGCGTTTTGAAACCTTCAATATCGGTTTCCAGTTCCTTATAGATGTTCTTTAGCGACGGCGGAACAGCCATACCACGCTGAACTGAAAACGATAACCCATGCGCCTGTCCTACACCATGATAGGGGTCTTGACCCAATATCACTACCTTGACCTTATCAAAAGGAGTAGTATTTAAGGCGTTGAATATATCCGATCCCTTAGGGTAAACCGTTGCACCATTTTCTTTCTCTTGTTCTAAAAAAGATTTCAGGTTTTTCATGTAATCTTTTTCAAATTCATGATCTAAAACGGCCAACCAACCCGGTTCTAATGCTGCAGACATAATTGTTATTGTAATATTGGTTAATTGTTGAAATTGTTTAAACGGTTAACTGCGTATTGCCAATTGCCAACCGTAAATTGAAAATTGCTAACTGTAAATTGCCAACTGCTAACTGCAAACTATCTACTTCTTATAAATAGCAAGCAAATCGCCTTCCAGCGTCGTGTTAGGTCCTTCGGTAATTCTGCCGAGTTCTTTTCCTTGCTTATCAAACAGAATAAAAGTAGGTACCCTTGTAATGTCGAGTCCGTTTAATAAACCATCTTCCGCTTTTTTATGACCGTCGACCGCAATTATTTCGACGTTTTTCTCTTTGAAATCCAAATCATCCAAGATTTTGAAAAAGTGAGGAACGTTTACCTTGCTATCACCACACCAGGTACCAAAAACGATTTTTATTTTCTCTTTCTTAACCAGCTTCTTCAGTTCAGCAATGGTAGCCGGATCTGGTGTATAAGAAGCATACAAAGGATCGTACATTTCTTTAAATTCGGGGAAAGTCATCATCCCTTCGCGAGAGCAGGTGTTGATAAGGATGTCCTTATTTTTTGCCTGATCGTGGATTTTTTTGTTTACTTCTTGTGCTGAAACATTCATTGCAAGTACGATGAGGGTTATTGAAAAGATAATTTTCATTTAAAATAGTTTAATTGTTGAGCCAGTGAAATTTTTTATGAAATTATTATTTTAAAATCTAATTTCTGCCATTTAAAAACGATATTTGCAAAAAAAAGAGATTTAAATTTATGCCAAATTATATCAGATTAATTGCGGGGTTTGCTTTACTAGGTGGCGCAGTAGCTTTATTTATTTTCGGTTACTGGCCCTGGGGTATTTTAGCCATTCTTTTGGGCTTAATTGTATTAGTAACCTATTTCTTTAATGAAAACATGCTTTTGGCGCAATGGTTTCTACGAAAAGACAATATGCCAAAAGCTAAACAATTTTTAGATCGCATTACCAATTACGAAAAACAATTGATCAGTGTTCAACACGGTTACTATAATTTATTAATCGGTTTGATAGAAAGCCGGACAGCACCGATGCAGAGCGAAAAGTACTTTAAAAAGTCGCTTTCCCTGGGTATGCAGATGGATCATAACATCGCCTTAGCCAAGCTTAGTTTAGCTGGTATTGCAATGGCCAAACGTAATAAACGCGAAGCCACAATGTATTTAGCCGAGGCAAAAAAGGCAGACAAAAATAAATTGCTGGCCGATCAGATTAAGCAAATGAAAGACCAAATGGGTATGATGGACAAACAACAACAAGTTCGATACCGATAACGATTCAAATACGATTTTTAAAAGCCATTTCTTAAATGAAATGGCTTTTTGCGTTTTATGGGAATTGCCTTTTAGCCTAGATAGCGTTTTTTAGCCTGTCGAGATTAAAGCATATCGAATTCTATCTAGTGTTGCTGGCACCTACAGAGCTGTAATTATTGATGCGATCTTTTTAGAAATAACCAAAAACTAAAATCGCATTTAAATTGTACTATAATAAATAAAAATTTATATTATGTCGACATCTCAAGAAGGAAGTACCAATAACACGCAAGAAGAAGGTAACATTAAAGATTTAGGTGGTGAAACGGCCATCGAAAAACTCAGAGACCTGGCCGGAAAGGCTGAAAGTTGCTTTTTTTGCACCAATATAAAAACAGGCGTACCGCTCTCTGTTCGCCCAATGGCCATACAACAGGTAGATGACCAAGGAAACATTTGGTTTATGAGCTTGTCAGATAGCCATAAAAATGAGGAAATTTCTGCTGATCCATTTACACACCTGCTTTTTCAAGCTGGCGCACACGCTGGATTTGTGAATATTTATGGAATTTCAGAAATCAGCAGAGATCAGGCTAAAATTGATGAACTTTGGACGCCGCTTCTTAAAACATGGTTTCAGGGAGGAAAAGACGACCCAAATATTACATTGATTAAAGTAGTTCCATCAGAAGGATACTATTGGGATACCAAGCACGGAACAGCGGTTGCATTCTTAAAAATGGCGGCTTCGGTAATTACCGGAAAAACCATGGATGATTCGGTAGAAGGTACTTTAGATATTGATTAGGTCTCGGTTCAATAGTTCACTAGTTCAGTTGTTCGTTAGGTTAGATGGTTAACTGTTCGATTGTTGAATTGGTTAATTATCAACTGCCAATTGTAACTGAAAAATTCCAACTGAATACTGTCAACTGAGAATTGTCAACTGAAAACTGAACCATCACTTATCGCCGAGATAGTCGAAGCCCTCAAGGTCTTCACGCAGGTTTCTTTTGCTCAGGATATCATCTTCCTCAGTTTCGGCTTTTTTGAAGAAAAGTGCTTCCGCCTGGATTCTTTTAATCAACTGGCGAACGAGTGTTAAGTCGAAAGCATCTTTGCTTAGTTTAATGCAATATTCTCTTTCGTTAATTTCTAAGCTTGAAGTATTCATAAAGCAATCATTTTTAAGTTTTCGATTGCTGTAAATATAGAAAAGGCTTGCTAAAGATTTGTTAGCAAGCCTTTTAAATTTATGTTATGTTTGTGTTAACGATGATAGCAGTTGTAAGCTATGCAAACTGGCAGTTATTGCTATTTCTGAGATAGAAATAATCCATCATCAGTTTTAGCAACCTTTAAAATACCTTTGCTGGTTAATGCTTTAAGTGTAGTATCCCATTTTTTGTTGCTCCAATCAGAGAGCTTCGCCTTAACATCAGCTAAAAGATATTGTTCTCCTGCCGAAACCAACGAAAACAACTCCGTTTCCTCTGCTGTGAGCTCAATTTTTTTCTTCTCAGGACGCATCTGCGGGAAGAATAACACTTCTTGAATCGTGCTTTGGTTGGTCATCAGCATCACCAATCTATCAATACCGATGCCCAGGCCCGAAGTAGGCGGCATGCCATATTCAAGGGCACGAACAAAATCATCATCCATTACCATGGCTTCGTCATCACCTCTCGCTGCCAACTTCAACTGATCTTCGAAACGCTCTTTTTGATCGATTGGGTCGTTCAACTCCGAATAAGCGTTGGCAATCTCTTTACCATTTACAAAAAGCTCGAAACGCTCTACCAAGCCTTCAGCCGAACGGTGTTTTTTGGCCAATGGCGTCATTTCTAACGGATAATCAGTAATATAAGTAGGTTGGATGAGGTTTGCTTCGACCTTTGCACCGAAAATTTCGTCTATTAATTTACCACGACCCATTGTAGCATCTATTTCGATGCCTAAATCTTTACACGTTTGCGCAATTTCATCTTCTGTCATAGCCGAAACATCAATTCCGGTGTATTTCTGGATAGATTGGTACATGGTTAACTTTTCGTACGGACCTTCGAAATTAATTTCGTTCTGGCCAACTTTAACCAATGCCGAACCTGTAGTTGCAATGGCCACTTTCTCCAGGCATTCTTCAACCATGGCCATCATCCACACATAATCCTTGTAGGCTACATAAATTTCCATTGAGGTAAACTCAGGGTTGTGCGTACGATCCATGCCCTCATTGCGGAACATTTTACCGAACTCATAAACACCGTCAAAGCCAGCAACAATTAAACGCTTTAAATACAATTCATTAGCAATACGCAAATACAGCGGCATATCTAACGTATTATGATGTGTAGCGAACGGACGTGCCGCCGCACCCCCGTGAATGGGTTGTAAAATAGGTGTCTCCACTTCCATCCAGCCCTGATTGTCAAAATAACTGCGCATGGTATTAATTACCTTGCTGCGTTTAATGAAGATCTGTTTGTAATCTGGATTTACCGTTAAATCAACGTAACGCATGCGGTAACGCAATTCCGGATCGGTAAAGCCGTCGTAAATATTTCCATCATCATCACGCTTTACAACAGGAAGCGGACGTAACGATTTTGCCAAAACCTTAAACTCAGTAACATGTACCGAAATTTCGCCGGTTTGAGTAGTGAAAACATAACCTTTAACGCCGATGTAATCGCCAAGGTCTAACAGTTTTTTAAAAACGGTATTATATAAGGTCTTATCTTCATCAGGACACAGATCATCACGCTTTAAGTACAGTTGAACACGCCCTGTAGAATCTTGCAGTTCGGCAAAAGAGGCGCTGCCCATAATGCGGCGGGTCATCAATCTTCCGGCAATACTAATCGTTTTATAAGCAGTTTTATCTTTTTCGTAGTTTGCATTAATATCTGCAGCATACGCATTTACCTCGTATGCTTCGGCAGGATAGGGCTCAATGCCCAGTTCGCGTAATTGTTGTAACGACTCACGTCGCAATATTTCTTGTTCTGATAATCCTATACTCATTTCAGGTATTTTTTGCAAAAGTAATAATTTTTTCGAGGAGTAGTGTGTAGAATAAGCGTAGTACTAGCTACGGTTGCAAAGTAAGTGCTTTACAACTAGACAAGCCATTTCCGTAGAAAAATGAGAATCAATTCGTTAATTTTCGTATATTTAAGTTTCAAGCAACCAAATGATCAATGGGTTTATCTTAAACGCTTAAAATTTCCCTTCTATTTATAATCAGTGTTTTTCCGGATCGAAAATTTACAAGATGCTGAAGTGAGGTGTGGAGTGTGGAGTGTGGAGTGTGGAGTCCGAAGTCCGAAGTCTGAAGTCTGAAGTCTGAAGTCTGAAGTCCGAAGAAAATGCCAAACAAATTAGCAAATAATTATAGTTAGTCCAAACCGAGAAGGAAACGTGTGGTAGCTCCATATTACGGCTGATATAGCCCCAGTTTTGAGATAAATTTAAAATCTTTTATGTTATAGGTGAAAGTTGAAGCTCCGTTTGTATAGCAGTTGCGGCAATCACCGCGTCAGCAAGCGCAAGCCCACGGCTAAGCCTGTAAGTGTGAACCAAATTATAGCCCTTAAATTTATAGCGAGAATTGAAGTTTAGATTTTGGTCGTACATTCCTAACATACTTACAATCTCAACTAAAAGCTAATCTACTCTGCCTCTACATTTTCTTCATACATCTCATTGATGGCTTCAGCGTATTTCTTCTCAACTACACGACGCTTCACTTTCAAGGTAGGCGTAATCTCACCTTCGTTGATATTGAATGGATTTCGTTTAATTTTAAAGTTCTTAATGCGCTCAAACTTCGCTAGCTCATTAGATATCTTTTTAATGTCCTGCTCCATCCAGTCGGTAATTTCCTTATCGCGGATAAAGGGGTCATGCTCTTCAAAAAAGGCGGCCTTAAGCTTAAAGGTTTCTTCCAGTGTTTCTTTGTTGGGGATAATAATCGCCGTGATAAATTCACGTTTATCGCCGATCAAAAACAACTGATCTATTTTCGGGCTTTTTAAATAAATGTTCTCTACAGGCGTAGGATAAACGTTTTTACCATACGCATTTACGATCATATTTTTCAACCGGTCGGTAATTTGCAGATTTCCCTTGTAAAAGCGTCCAATATCTCCCGTATGAAACCACATGTCTTTATCAATTGCCTCAGCAGTTTCGGCGGGCTTGTTAAAGTAGCCTTTCATTACACAGTGGCCACGAACAATAATTTCACCCTCCGCACATTCAAAGTCCTCATCAAAGGTGTTATGCGTTTGAATGTTGATCATTTCTTTTGTATCTACATCTTGAATACCCACTTCAATGCCGGGAATTATACGGCCAACCGTTCCATAAACCTGCCTGTGGTATTCTGTTACGGACATTACGGGCGACGTTTCTGTGAGGCCAAATCCCTCGAGTATTTTAATGCCGAGGTCGCCAAAGAATTCACCGACGTTTTTGGGTAGCGCAGCTCCGCCCGAAATCATAAACTTTAATCTGCCACCAGTTTTCTCTTTGATTTTGCTAAACACCAACTTCTCTGCAATTGCCTTTTTAGCGGTTAAAATCAGGCCCGGGTTTTCTCCCGATTCCCGAGCAACACGATATTTATTTCCGGTAGTTAAAGCCCATGTAAAAATTTTGGCTTTTGCTCCGCCACCGGCAGTTCCAGATTTTATGGCCTTATCGTGTATGCGCTCTAGTAATCGTGGCACGCAACTCATCACGGTTGGACGCACTTCGCCCATGTTTTTTGCCAATAACTCTAAACTTTGGGCAAAAGCAATTTTACAACCCTGGGCACAGCATACATGGTAGGTTGCGGTACGCTCAAACACATGCGAGAGCGGTAAAAACGACAAAAAAGTTTCTGTTTGGTCAATCACCGGAATTTGCTGCAGGCACACTTCAACATTTTTAACAAAATTATAGTGGGTAAGCATCACACCCTTCGGCGTTCCGGTAGTTCCAGAGGTATAAATCAGCGACGAAACATCGTCAGGCAACACCAAACTTCTGCATTGATCAATTTCGGCTCGTTCGGCTGCCGTAACCTGATGTTTCAAGGCCAGGATATCAGAAAATGCAATCAGCTCCACATTTACATCGGCGGGTACGGCTACTTTCTCAAAATCTTTAAAGGC from Pedobacter endophyticus includes:
- the lysS gene encoding lysine--tRNA ligase, whose amino-acid sequence is MSIGLSEQEILRRESLQQLRELGIEPYPAEAYEVNAYAADINANYEKDKTAYKTISIAGRLMTRRIMGSASFAELQDSTGRVQLYLKRDDLCPDEDKTLYNTVFKKLLDLGDYIGVKGYVFTTQTGEISVHVTEFKVLAKSLRPLPVVKRDDDGNIYDGFTDPELRYRMRYVDLTVNPDYKQIFIKRSKVINTMRSYFDNQGWMEVETPILQPIHGGAAARPFATHHNTLDMPLYLRIANELYLKRLIVAGFDGVYEFGKMFRNEGMDRTHNPEFTSMEIYVAYKDYVWMMAMVEECLEKVAIATTGSALVKVGQNEINFEGPYEKLTMYQSIQKYTGIDVSAMTEDEIAQTCKDLGIEIDATMGRGKLIDEIFGAKVEANLIQPTYITDYPLEMTPLAKKHRSAEGLVERFELFVNGKEIANAYSELNDPIDQKERFEDQLKLAARGDDEAMVMDDDFVRALEYGMPPTSGLGIGIDRLVMLMTNQSTIQEVLFFPQMRPEKKKIELTAEETELFSLVSAGEQYLLADVKAKLSDWSNKKWDTTLKALTSKGILKVAKTDDGLFLSQK
- a CDS encoding pyridoxamine 5'-phosphate oxidase family protein, producing the protein MSTSQEGSTNNTQEEGNIKDLGGETAIEKLRDLAGKAESCFFCTNIKTGVPLSVRPMAIQQVDDQGNIWFMSLSDSHKNEEISADPFTHLLFQAGAHAGFVNIYGISEISRDQAKIDELWTPLLKTWFQGGKDDPNITLIKVVPSEGYYWDTKHGTAVAFLKMAASVITGKTMDDSVEGTLDID
- a CDS encoding DUF2892 domain-containing protein; amino-acid sequence: MPNYIRLIAGFALLGGAVALFIFGYWPWGILAILLGLIVLVTYFFNENMLLAQWFLRKDNMPKAKQFLDRITNYEKQLISVQHGYYNLLIGLIESRTAPMQSEKYFKKSLSLGMQMDHNIALAKLSLAGIAMAKRNKREATMYLAEAKKADKNKLLADQIKQMKDQMGMMDKQQQVRYR
- a CDS encoding TlpA family protein disulfide reductase, with the translated sequence MKIIFSITLIVLAMNVSAQEVNKKIHDQAKNKDILINTCSREGMMTFPEFKEMYDPLYASYTPDPATIAELKKLVKKEKIKIVFGTWCGDSKVNVPHFFKILDDLDFKEKNVEIIAVDGHKKAEDGLLNGLDITRVPTFILFDKQGKELGRITEGPNTTLEGDLLAIYKK
- a CDS encoding AMP-dependent synthetase/ligase; translated protein: MPLINEFSTIPTLLRNVVKNIHKPEETFLIDKQGSEWAEISYEDTLKRADAVSAFFLEKGIKKGDRLGLMIENSPEYVYYDQGIQQIGAINVSIYPTLSEHEVSYIINDSGIKAILVGNNFLYRKVLKVAASCRELKYIIPAFKDFEKVAVPADVNVELIAFSDILALKHQVTAAERAEIDQCRSLVLPDDVSSLIYTSGTTGTPKGVMLTHYNFVKNVEVCLQQIPVIDQTETFLSFLPLSHVFERTATYHVCCAQGCKIAFAQSLELLAKNMGEVRPTVMSCVPRLLERIHDKAIKSGTAGGGAKAKIFTWALTTGNKYRVARESGENPGLILTAKKAIAEKLVFSKIKEKTGGRLKFMISGGAALPKNVGEFFGDLGIKILEGFGLTETSPVMSVTEYHRQVYGTVGRIIPGIEVGIQDVDTKEMINIQTHNTFDEDFECAEGEIIVRGHCVMKGYFNKPAETAEAIDKDMWFHTGDIGRFYKGNLQITDRLKNMIVNAYGKNVYPTPVENIYLKSPKIDQLFLIGDKREFITAIIIPNKETLEETFKLKAAFFEEHDPFIRDKEITDWMEQDIKKISNELAKFERIKNFKIKRNPFNINEGEITPTLKVKRRVVEKKYAEAINEMYEENVEAE